One genomic window of Paraburkholderia phytofirmans PsJN includes the following:
- the tssC gene encoding type VI secretion system contractile sheath large subunit encodes MNQQTAAAQLATAQSGTESTLLDEIVEKSRVAKSDSEHARAKDLIGELVHQVLDGTVVVSDNLSATIDARVAELDRLISAQLSAVMHAPEFQRMESTWRGLDYLCKESNTGATVKIKALHAPKRDLVRDFKTAIEFDQSALFKKIYEEEFGTFGGSPFGTIVGDFEVTRQPEDMYFIEQMSHVAAAAHAPFIASASPELMGLDTFADLGKPRDLGKVFDTVEYAKWKSFRDAEDSRYVGLTLPRFLGRLPFNPKDGATAEGFNFVEDVDGTDHSKYLWCNAAWAFAARLTAAFDDFGWCAAIRGVEGGGLVEDLPTHTFKTDDGEVALKCPTEIAITDRREKELSDLGFIPLVHCKNSDYAAFFAAQSVQKPKKYSTDSANANAVLSAQLQYIFSVSRVAHYLKAMMRDKIGSFASAQNVEVFLNRWISQYVLLDDNATQEQKAQFPLREASIQVSEIPGKPGAYRSVAFLRPHFQLDELSISLRLVADLPKPANS; translated from the coding sequence ATGAATCAGCAAACGGCAGCAGCTCAACTCGCGACCGCGCAAAGCGGTACGGAATCCACGCTGCTCGACGAAATCGTCGAGAAAAGCCGCGTGGCTAAGTCCGATTCCGAGCACGCGCGCGCGAAAGACCTGATCGGCGAACTCGTGCATCAGGTGCTCGACGGCACGGTGGTGGTGTCCGACAACCTGTCGGCCACCATCGACGCACGCGTCGCCGAACTCGACCGCCTGATCTCCGCGCAGTTGAGCGCGGTGATGCACGCGCCCGAATTCCAGCGCATGGAAAGCACGTGGCGCGGTCTGGACTATCTGTGCAAGGAAAGCAATACCGGCGCAACCGTCAAGATCAAGGCGCTGCATGCGCCCAAGCGCGACCTGGTGCGCGACTTCAAGACCGCGATCGAATTCGATCAGAGCGCATTGTTCAAGAAGATCTACGAAGAAGAATTCGGCACCTTCGGCGGCTCGCCGTTCGGCACGATCGTCGGCGACTTCGAAGTGACGCGCCAGCCGGAAGACATGTACTTCATCGAGCAAATGTCGCACGTTGCCGCGGCCGCGCATGCGCCGTTCATCGCGTCGGCTTCGCCCGAATTGATGGGCCTCGATACCTTTGCCGACCTCGGCAAGCCGCGTGATCTCGGCAAGGTGTTCGACACGGTCGAATACGCCAAGTGGAAGTCGTTTCGCGACGCCGAAGATTCGCGCTATGTCGGTCTCACGCTGCCGCGCTTTCTCGGCCGCCTGCCGTTCAATCCGAAAGACGGCGCCACGGCGGAGGGTTTCAACTTCGTCGAAGACGTGGACGGCACGGATCACAGCAAATACCTGTGGTGTAACGCGGCGTGGGCGTTCGCCGCACGCCTGACGGCCGCATTCGACGACTTCGGCTGGTGCGCGGCGATTCGCGGCGTGGAAGGCGGCGGTCTGGTGGAAGATCTGCCCACCCACACTTTCAAGACCGACGACGGCGAAGTCGCGCTGAAATGCCCGACTGAAATCGCGATCACCGACCGCCGCGAAAAGGAACTGAGCGACCTCGGTTTCATTCCGCTCGTGCATTGCAAGAACTCCGACTACGCCGCGTTCTTCGCCGCGCAATCGGTGCAGAAACCCAAGAAATACAGCACCGACAGCGCGAATGCCAATGCGGTCCTGTCCGCGCAATTGCAGTACATCTTCTCGGTATCGCGCGTCGCGCACTACCTGAAGGCGATGATGCGCGACAAGATCGGCAGCTTTGCATCGGCACAGAACGTCGAAGTATTCCTGAACCGTTGGATCTCGCAGTACGTGCTGCTGGACGACAACGCCACTCAGGAGCAGAAGGCGCAGTTCCCGCTGCGCGAGGCATCGATTCAGGTCTCGGAGATTCCGGGCAAGCCTGGTGCGTATCGTTCGGTCGCATTCCTGCGTCCGCACTTTCAACTGGACGAGCTGTCGATCTCTTTGCGGCTTGTCGCTGACCTGCCGAAACCGGCTAATTCATAA
- a CDS encoding Hcp family type VI secretion system effector, protein MKDIYLKFGNPAIKGESADKDHAGWIEIDSWSHAITQPRSATASTAGGHTSERCEHADMQFTKDIDVVSPLIYQHASGGTTFDEVTIDFMRSDGEGNRIKYLEVKLKYVIISSVTPSVVGEGLPTEQFSLKYAAVQWKYTQQKIGGNQGGNAQGAWSLTKNDKTYAV, encoded by the coding sequence ATGAAGGATATCTATTTAAAATTCGGCAATCCGGCGATCAAAGGCGAGTCTGCCGATAAGGATCACGCTGGTTGGATCGAAATCGATTCGTGGAGTCACGCGATCACGCAACCGCGTTCCGCAACCGCCTCCACGGCAGGTGGTCACACCTCCGAGCGCTGCGAACATGCCGACATGCAGTTCACGAAAGACATCGACGTGGTCAGCCCGTTGATCTATCAACACGCGTCGGGCGGCACGACGTTCGACGAAGTCACGATCGACTTCATGCGTTCGGACGGCGAAGGCAATCGCATCAAGTACCTGGAAGTGAAGCTCAAGTACGTGATCATTTCGAGCGTGACGCCGAGCGTGGTGGGCGAAGGCCTGCCGACCGAACAGTTCTCGCTGAAGTACGCTGCCGTGCAGTGGAAGTACACGCAGCAGAAGATCGGCGGCAACCAGGGCGGCAACGCGCAAGGCGCGTGGAGCCTGACGAAGAACGACAAGACGTACGCGGTCTGA
- the tssE gene encoding type VI secretion system baseplate subunit TssE, whose product MKRFEPSFLDKLFDDEPHLPASPAMRQLSLDELKSTVARDVEAILNTRIALTEHELAALPECQRSVLTYGLNDFAGLSLASHYDRTFICKSIQQAIARHEPRLQQVAVTLELNEQSTNALNFAIQALLVVHPAEEPVSFDAMLQPSTLQYSVTRARAKL is encoded by the coding sequence ATGAAACGCTTCGAACCCAGCTTTCTCGACAAGCTGTTCGACGACGAACCGCATCTGCCGGCATCTCCGGCAATGCGGCAATTGTCATTGGATGAATTGAAGAGCACAGTCGCGCGCGACGTCGAGGCGATCCTGAATACGCGCATCGCGCTGACCGAGCACGAGCTGGCGGCGTTGCCGGAATGTCAGCGCTCGGTCCTCACGTACGGCCTGAACGATTTCGCGGGTTTGAGTCTTGCGAGCCATTACGACCGCACGTTCATCTGCAAATCGATTCAACAGGCCATTGCGCGGCACGAGCCGCGTTTGCAGCAGGTGGCGGTCACGCTCGAATTGAACGAACAATCCACCAATGCGCTGAACTTCGCGATTCAGGCGCTGCTGGTGGTGCATCCGGCGGAAGAACCGGTGAGTTTCGATGCGATGTTGCAGCCGTCCACGTTGCAGTATTCAGTGACGCGCGCACGCGCGAAGTTGTAG
- the tssF gene encoding type VI secretion system baseplate subunit TssF, with protein MEELLPYYERELSFLRRYSRDFAERYPKIAARLAMSGEHCEDPHVERMIESFALLGARINKKLDDDYPEFTEALLEVLYPHYLRPFPSCSIAQLGTSAALSHLTEPVLVERGTELKSRPIRGVQCRFRTAYDVTLAPIRISEAKYTSVAMAPSATVLPGNATAIISITFESTAAQLDLSALKVGKLRTHLHGEQSFIAALADCLFVNGMATYVEADRRGVWKQLRESPVVQAGFDEDDALIDYPAKSHPAYRLLTEYFAFPEKFNFADFDLAAMTRESGRCQRLTLHVVLKEVRSDSHMARLLDSLAAHHFRLFCTPVVNLFEQHGEPIRISHQAISYPVIAEARRAFAYEVYSIDSVKLVRQQAHEESVIEFRPFYSLHHGEAARAGHYWFARRNDWVAQKSPGYETEISIVDIDFEPAAPQTDTLSLDLTCTNRDLPAGLAVGLEGGDLFLEGGSLTGSISMLRRPTPSVRFERGRAAHWRLISHLALNHVSLANSGLSALKEMLVLYDLRRTAVSARHIDGLVGIEQHAAVQWLPGKPFATFVRGIEIRLTIDEEHFVGTSLASFVRVIDTFFGLYVHLNSFVQLVVVSKRTGEEILRCKPRSGESILA; from the coding sequence ATGGAAGAATTGCTGCCGTATTACGAGCGCGAGTTATCATTTCTGCGGCGCTATTCGCGCGACTTCGCCGAGCGCTATCCGAAGATCGCGGCGCGTCTGGCCATGTCCGGCGAGCATTGCGAAGACCCGCACGTCGAGCGGATGATCGAATCGTTCGCGCTGCTCGGCGCGCGCATCAACAAGAAACTCGACGACGATTACCCCGAGTTTACCGAAGCGCTGCTGGAAGTGCTTTACCCGCACTACCTGCGGCCGTTCCCGTCGTGCTCGATCGCGCAGTTGGGCACCTCCGCCGCGCTGAGTCATCTGACCGAACCGGTTCTTGTCGAACGCGGCACTGAACTCAAATCGCGGCCCATTCGCGGCGTGCAATGCCGTTTCCGTACCGCTTACGATGTGACGTTGGCGCCGATCCGCATTTCCGAGGCGAAGTACACATCCGTGGCGATGGCGCCGAGTGCGACCGTATTGCCCGGCAATGCCACGGCAATCATATCGATCACCTTCGAATCGACGGCGGCGCAACTCGATCTATCGGCGCTGAAAGTCGGCAAACTGCGCACACACTTGCACGGCGAGCAGTCGTTTATCGCGGCGTTGGCGGACTGTCTGTTCGTCAACGGCATGGCCACTTACGTGGAAGCCGACCGTCGCGGCGTGTGGAAACAACTGCGCGAATCTCCGGTCGTGCAAGCCGGTTTCGACGAAGACGACGCGCTGATCGACTATCCGGCCAAATCGCATCCGGCATACCGGTTGCTGACCGAATACTTCGCGTTCCCCGAAAAATTCAACTTCGCCGACTTCGATCTGGCGGCGATGACTCGCGAGAGCGGCCGCTGCCAGCGATTGACGCTGCATGTCGTGCTCAAGGAAGTGCGCAGCGATTCGCACATGGCGCGTCTGCTGGATTCATTGGCCGCGCATCATTTCCGCCTGTTTTGCACGCCGGTGGTGAATCTGTTCGAGCAGCACGGTGAGCCGATCCGTATCAGCCATCAGGCAATTTCATATCCGGTGATCGCCGAAGCGCGCCGCGCGTTTGCCTACGAGGTCTATTCGATCGATTCGGTGAAACTCGTCAGGCAGCAGGCGCATGAAGAATCGGTGATCGAGTTCCGGCCGTTCTATTCATTGCATCATGGCGAAGCAGCGCGCGCGGGACATTACTGGTTTGCGCGGCGCAACGACTGGGTTGCACAGAAAAGCCCCGGCTACGAGACTGAAATCTCTATCGTCGATATCGACTTCGAACCGGCCGCGCCGCAAACGGATACCTTGAGTCTCGATCTCACCTGCACCAATCGCGATTTGCCGGCCGGTCTGGCGGTAGGGCTCGAAGGGGGCGATCTGTTTCTCGAAGGCGGCTCGCTGACCGGCAGCATCTCGATGCTGCGCCGGCCCACCCCGAGCGTGCGTTTCGAGCGCGGTCGCGCCGCGCATTGGCGATTGATTTCCCATCTGGCGTTGAATCATGTGTCGCTTGCCAATAGCGGCCTGTCGGCGCTCAAGGAAATGCTCGTGCTCTACGACTTGCGGCGAACGGCGGTGTCCGCGCGGCATATCGACGGACTGGTCGGCATCGAACAGCATGCCGCCGTGCAATGGCTGCCGGGTAAACCGTTCGCCACTTTCGTGCGCGGTATCGAGATTCGTTTGACGATCGACGAAGAACATTTCGTCGGCACGAGTCTCGCGTCGTTCGTGCGCGTGATCGATACGTTTTTTGGGCTGTACGTGCATTTGAACAGCTTTGTGCAACTGGTCGTCGTGTCGAAGCGCACTGGCGAGGAGATCCTGCGATGCAAACCGCGCAGCGGCGAATCGATCCTGGCGTAG
- the tssG gene encoding type VI secretion system baseplate subunit TssG, with translation MQTAQRRIDPGVVEQLLDEPHRFEFFQAVRILEKWFAQQSPSQPGRPGEIVAQRIAFRNSLSMSFPPSEIHGAQSYDDAGAALKEKSQRTAALEDGSLDKVDITPAFFGLLGGQGALPLHYTEQIIAREQIKRDRAAREFFDVFSNRATALFYAAWKKYRLPFHYELDRDERYLPLLLALAGVADDDTRNSLQSGEGALFDEAIAGYALAARHRPVSAAYLQRTLSEYFKVRVRVEQFVGKWYDVPRDQLTLLGSVNATLGATALAGERVWQRDMRARLVIGPLDKADYEAFLPGADRAVALERMLTLLAGVTLEYEVSLVLRREAVGPSLLSKGARLGWDAFLCTKDADRDRADARYELHVIH, from the coding sequence ATGCAAACCGCGCAGCGGCGAATCGATCCTGGCGTAGTCGAGCAGCTTCTCGACGAGCCGCATCGCTTCGAATTTTTTCAGGCGGTGCGGATTCTCGAGAAGTGGTTCGCGCAGCAATCGCCATCTCAACCCGGACGTCCCGGCGAAATTGTCGCGCAGCGAATTGCTTTTCGCAATTCGCTGTCGATGTCGTTCCCGCCGAGCGAGATTCACGGCGCGCAGTCTTATGACGACGCAGGTGCGGCGCTGAAGGAAAAGTCGCAACGCACGGCAGCGCTCGAAGACGGTTCGCTGGACAAGGTGGATATCACGCCGGCCTTTTTTGGTTTGCTCGGCGGGCAGGGCGCATTGCCGCTGCACTACACCGAGCAGATCATCGCGCGTGAACAGATCAAGCGCGATCGTGCCGCGCGCGAGTTCTTCGACGTGTTTTCGAATCGCGCGACGGCGCTGTTCTACGCGGCGTGGAAGAAGTACCGTCTGCCGTTTCACTACGAACTGGATCGCGACGAACGTTACCTGCCGCTATTGCTCGCGCTCGCCGGCGTCGCCGACGACGACACGCGCAACAGCCTGCAAAGCGGCGAGGGCGCGCTATTCGACGAGGCGATTGCCGGCTACGCATTGGCCGCGCGGCATCGGCCGGTATCGGCGGCGTATTTGCAACGCACGCTCTCGGAGTACTTCAAGGTGCGGGTGCGCGTCGAGCAGTTCGTCGGCAAATGGTACGACGTGCCGCGCGATCAATTGACCTTGCTCGGCAGCGTCAACGCGACGCTCGGCGCGACTGCGCTGGCGGGCGAGCGCGTCTGGCAGCGCGACATGCGTGCGCGCCTCGTGATCGGACCGCTCGACAAGGCCGATTACGAAGCGTTTTTGCCCGGCGCCGATCGTGCGGTGGCGCTCGAACGCATGCTCACGCTGCTGGCCGGCGTTACGCTCGAATACGAGGTGTCGCTGGTGCTGCGCCGCGAAGCCGTCGGACCGAGCTTATTGAGCAAGGGCGCGCGCCTGGGTTGGGACGCATTCCTGTGCACTAAAGACGCCGACCGTGACCGCGCGGATGCCCGCTACGAATTGCACGTGATTCACTGA
- the tssH gene encoding type VI secretion system ATPase TssH, which translates to MSTSLNTLIAKLNPTCRQAALLAANNCLARGHYEVDLEHLLLPLLDEPASDVALVLRASRIDPHALRADLERELQRLKTGNTRTPVFSKHLIELLEQAWLIASLDSQIGRIRSGHLLLALLSAPDLAQFAERMSPLLRDVRVTDLKHKFDELTAGSREVEHSNDTQSAGDSASDPVASAVAPGAPSKTPALDTYTSNLTQRAREGKIDPVIGREGEIRQAIDILMRRRQNNPIMTGEAGVGKTAVVEGLALRIAADDVPAPLKGVALHVLDMGLLQAGASVKGEFENRLKNVIDEVKKSPHPIILFIDEAHTIIGAGGQAGQNDAANLLKPALARGELRTIAATTWSEYKKYFEKDAALARRFQVVKIEEPSEALAAAMLRGMASLMEKHFNVRVLDDAITEAVRLSHRYISGRQLPDKAISVLDTACAKVALAHSSTPATIDDTKKRLERIDAEIAALEREAASGALHDERLAELRGLREEDLKDLAADEARYDKERVLVTEIVGLRADIDAARVNSAGPEQADKAQQAREKLAARVAELHALQGGQPMVPLQVDAHVVAEIVASWTGIPLGRMVKDEIQTVLNLQPLLAARVIGQDHALEAIAQRVRTASANLEDPNKPRGVFMFVGPSGVGKTETALALADVLYGGERKMVTINMSEYQEAHSVSGLKGSPPGYVGYGEGGVLTEAVRRNPYSVVLLDEVEKAHPEVLEMFFQVFDKGTMDDAEGREIDFRNTLIILTSNVGSQAVMQACLNKSAEELPDADELAETLRLQLYKAFKPAFLGRMKVVPYYPISDDVLAEIIELKLDRIRRRIESNHKAVFEWDESLVDAVLARCTEVDSGARNVDHILNGTLLPEVAQQVLERVANGAAIERIAVRASEAGEFDYTVV; encoded by the coding sequence ATGAGCACGTCCCTCAATACCCTGATCGCCAAACTGAATCCGACCTGCCGGCAGGCGGCTTTGCTGGCGGCGAACAATTGTCTCGCGCGCGGTCACTACGAGGTCGACCTCGAGCATCTGCTGCTCCCGCTGCTGGACGAACCGGCCAGCGACGTCGCACTGGTGCTGCGCGCGAGCAGGATCGACCCGCACGCCTTGCGCGCGGATCTCGAGCGCGAGTTGCAGCGTTTGAAAACCGGCAATACGCGTACGCCGGTGTTTTCGAAGCATCTGATCGAGTTGCTCGAACAGGCGTGGTTGATTGCATCGCTTGATTCGCAGATTGGGCGGATTCGCTCAGGGCATCTGCTACTGGCGCTTTTGAGCGCACCGGATCTCGCGCAATTCGCCGAGCGCATGTCGCCGCTGCTGCGCGACGTGCGTGTGACCGACCTGAAGCACAAATTCGATGAGCTGACTGCGGGTTCGCGCGAAGTCGAGCACAGCAATGACACGCAAAGCGCGGGAGATAGCGCGAGTGATCCGGTGGCGAGCGCTGTCGCGCCGGGCGCGCCGTCTAAAACGCCCGCGCTCGATACCTACACCAGCAACCTCACGCAGCGTGCGCGGGAAGGCAAGATCGATCCGGTGATCGGCCGCGAAGGCGAGATTCGCCAGGCCATCGATATTCTGATGCGGCGCCGCCAGAACAATCCGATCATGACGGGCGAAGCGGGCGTCGGTAAAACGGCCGTGGTCGAAGGTCTCGCGCTGCGCATTGCCGCCGACGATGTGCCCGCGCCGCTCAAAGGCGTCGCGCTGCACGTGCTCGACATGGGGTTGCTGCAAGCCGGCGCGAGCGTGAAAGGCGAGTTCGAAAACCGCCTGAAGAATGTGATCGATGAGGTCAAGAAGAGTCCGCATCCAATCATTCTCTTTATCGACGAAGCGCACACCATCATCGGCGCCGGTGGTCAGGCCGGGCAGAACGATGCGGCCAATCTGCTGAAGCCGGCCTTGGCGCGCGGCGAATTGCGCACCATCGCGGCCACCACGTGGAGCGAGTACAAGAAGTACTTCGAGAAAGACGCGGCGCTCGCGCGGCGTTTCCAGGTCGTGAAGATCGAGGAGCCTAGCGAGGCGCTCGCCGCGGCTATGTTGCGCGGCATGGCTTCGCTGATGGAAAAGCATTTCAATGTGCGCGTGCTGGATGATGCGATCACAGAAGCCGTGCGTCTGTCGCATCGCTACATCAGCGGCCGGCAACTGCCGGATAAAGCGATCAGCGTGCTCGACACCGCTTGCGCGAAAGTCGCGCTCGCGCACAGTTCGACACCGGCGACCATCGACGACACGAAAAAACGCCTCGAACGTATCGACGCTGAAATCGCCGCGCTGGAACGCGAAGCGGCGAGCGGCGCGCTGCACGATGAACGCCTCGCTGAATTGCGCGGCCTGCGTGAAGAGGACCTCAAAGACCTCGCCGCAGACGAAGCGCGCTACGACAAGGAACGCGTATTGGTGACGGAGATAGTCGGCTTGCGCGCTGACATCGACGCGGCGCGCGTGAACAGCGCGGGCCCGGAGCAGGCGGATAAGGCACAGCAGGCGCGCGAAAAGCTTGCCGCGCGCGTCGCCGAATTGCACGCCTTGCAAGGCGGCCAACCGATGGTGCCGCTGCAGGTCGACGCTCATGTGGTCGCCGAAATCGTCGCCTCGTGGACCGGCATTCCGCTCGGCCGCATGGTCAAGGACGAAATCCAGACCGTGCTGAACCTGCAGCCGTTGCTGGCCGCGCGTGTGATCGGTCAGGACCATGCGCTCGAAGCGATCGCGCAGCGCGTGCGCACCGCTAGTGCGAATCTTGAAGACCCGAACAAGCCGCGCGGCGTGTTCATGTTCGTCGGACCGTCGGGCGTCGGCAAGACCGAAACCGCGCTTGCGCTGGCCGATGTGCTGTACGGCGGCGAACGCAAGATGGTCACGATCAACATGAGCGAGTATCAGGAAGCGCACAGCGTGTCCGGCCTGAAGGGTTCCCCGCCGGGCTATGTCGGTTACGGCGAGGGCGGTGTGCTGACCGAAGCGGTGCGCCGCAATCCGTATTCGGTGGTGCTGCTCGACGAAGTCGAAAAGGCGCACCCCGAAGTGCTCGAAATGTTCTTCCAGGTGTTCGACAAAGGCACGATGGACGACGCCGAAGGCCGCGAGATCGATTTCCGCAACACGTTGATCATTCTGACTTCGAATGTCGGCTCGCAGGCGGTGATGCAGGCGTGCCTGAACAAGAGCGCGGAAGAACTGCCCGACGCCGATGAACTCGCGGAAACCTTGCGTCTGCAGTTATACAAAGCATTCAAACCGGCATTTCTCGGCCGCATGAAAGTGGTGCCGTACTATCCGATTTCCGACGACGTACTGGCCGAGATCATCGAATTGAAACTCGACCGGATTCGCCGCCGCATCGAGTCGAATCACAAGGCAGTGTTCGAGTGGGACGAGTCGCTGGTCGATGCGGTGCTCGCGCGTTGCACCGAGGTGGATTCCGGCGCACGCAATGTGGATCACATTCTGAACGGCACGCTCCTGCCCGAAGTCGCGCAGCAGGTGCTGGAACGTGTGGCGAACGGCGCCGCGATCGAGCGCATTGCCGTGCGCGCGAGCGAGGCGGGTGAGTTCGACTACACGGTGGTGTGA
- the tssA gene encoding type VI secretion system protein TssA: MPINLDILLAPLSETSPCGEDLLFSADFDAIQHARRFEDPSLDQGEWVTEIKEADWAFVVERSGSLLQTQTKDLRLAVWLTEALAIDEGINGLSQGYALLTGLCERYWDHVHPLPEGDDTEYRLGNVAWLVGRTGDLLRAMPLTSSQGNAYSTIDWDVATHVAQAVKRDPDHADDIARGKPSIDQIEASKRATPPAFYSALLVDLKAFEAAMLALEQELDRRAADSAPSFRQAKDAYQNVYRLAERFAREVGVNAEVPPPAKAPAANEHDRAEPTFKTAPQREEPVLTTMPTSPIAGIQSRAQAVAQLRAVAKFFRATEPHNPAAYFADKAAEAADMPLHQWLSTVVKDDGSLAHIRELLGVKPEENSE, translated from the coding sequence ATGCCGATTAATCTAGACATCTTGCTGGCTCCGCTCAGCGAAACCTCGCCCTGTGGCGAAGATCTGCTGTTCTCAGCCGATTTCGATGCGATCCAGCACGCGCGCCGTTTCGAAGACCCGTCGCTGGATCAGGGCGAATGGGTCACGGAGATCAAGGAGGCGGATTGGGCGTTCGTGGTCGAGCGTTCGGGCAGCTTGCTGCAAACGCAGACCAAAGATTTGCGTCTCGCCGTCTGGCTCACTGAAGCGCTCGCGATCGATGAAGGCATCAACGGTCTTTCGCAGGGTTACGCGCTCTTGACGGGGCTTTGCGAGCGCTACTGGGATCACGTGCATCCGCTGCCGGAAGGCGACGACACCGAATATCGCCTCGGCAACGTCGCGTGGCTGGTCGGGCGTACGGGCGATCTGCTGCGCGCCATGCCGCTCACGTCGTCGCAAGGTAATGCGTACAGCACCATCGATTGGGACGTGGCCACGCACGTCGCGCAAGCCGTCAAACGCGATCCGGATCACGCCGACGATATCGCGCGCGGCAAGCCGTCGATCGATCAGATCGAGGCGTCGAAGCGCGCTACGCCGCCGGCATTCTATTCAGCGCTACTGGTCGATCTGAAAGCGTTCGAAGCGGCCATGCTCGCGCTCGAACAGGAACTGGACCGGCGCGCCGCGGATTCCGCGCCGAGTTTCCGGCAAGCGAAGGACGCTTACCAAAACGTGTACCGGTTGGCCGAGCGCTTTGCACGTGAAGTCGGCGTGAACGCCGAAGTGCCGCCGCCCGCTAAAGCGCCCGCGGCGAACGAGCACGATCGCGCCGAGCCCACCTTCAAGACCGCACCGCAACGCGAGGAACCTGTGTTGACGACCATGCCGACGAGTCCAATTGCAGGAATCCAGAGCCGCGCGCAGGCCGTTGCGCAGTTGCGCGCGGTGGCCAAGTTCTTTCGCGCGACGGAGCCGCATAACCCTGCCGCGTATTTCGCCGACAAGGCTGCGGAGGCCGCGGATATGCCATTGCATCAATGGCTTTCGACGGTGGTGAAAGACGATGGATCGCTCGCGCATATTCGCGAGTTGCTGGGCGTGAAGCCGGAAGAGAACAGCGAATAA
- a CDS encoding OmpA family protein yields the protein MLNHTSTARMTVLLAGLLLGAFAHADNDGPARVTPVDNSGVSIHTTVLPPAASASVGNAGPAVNTAGLASGTTGAGTGAITAAPPPANATPGQVVVGGKVPDEATKAAVLARLRDTYGAANVVDQIEVADVATPPNWSANVQKLIGPQLKQISKGQLKIDGTQIDVKGEVHNESQRQQLASDMANALNPTYTIKNGLRVSASEQGLLDQTLANRTIEFETGSATLTPQGRAILDQMAAAMVKMTTKTVAIIGHTDNSGNRTSNIALSQARADAVKGYLVAKGIPPQQLSTTGVGPDQPIASNDTTDGRARNRRIEFRAGS from the coding sequence ATGCTGAACCACACATCCACCGCACGCATGACGGTGCTGCTCGCGGGTCTTCTGCTCGGCGCGTTTGCGCATGCCGACAACGACGGGCCCGCTCGCGTTACGCCGGTCGACAATAGCGGCGTTTCGATTCACACCACGGTGCTGCCGCCGGCTGCTTCGGCCTCCGTTGGCAACGCAGGGCCTGCCGTGAATACGGCCGGACTCGCAAGCGGCACGACCGGCGCCGGCACCGGCGCGATCACCGCGGCGCCGCCGCCTGCCAACGCGACGCCGGGCCAGGTCGTGGTGGGCGGCAAAGTGCCGGACGAAGCGACCAAGGCGGCCGTGCTCGCGCGCCTGCGCGACACTTACGGCGCGGCCAATGTGGTCGATCAGATCGAAGTCGCCGACGTGGCCACGCCGCCGAACTGGTCCGCCAATGTGCAGAAGCTGATCGGCCCGCAGTTGAAGCAGATCAGCAAAGGCCAATTGAAAATAGACGGCACGCAGATCGACGTGAAAGGCGAAGTGCATAACGAGTCGCAGCGGCAGCAACTCGCAAGCGATATGGCGAATGCGCTGAACCCGACTTACACGATCAAGAATGGGCTACGTGTAAGTGCGTCCGAACAAGGCCTGCTCGATCAGACGCTCGCGAATCGTACGATCGAATTCGAAACCGGTAGCGCGACGCTCACGCCGCAAGGCCGCGCGATTCTCGATCAGATGGCCGCCGCGATGGTAAAGATGACGACGAAGACCGTTGCGATCATCGGCCACACTGACAACTCGGGTAATCGCACGTCGAATATTGCGCTGAGCCAGGCGCGCGCGGATGCGGTGAAGGGTTATCTGGTTGCCAAGGGCATTCCGCCGCAGCAGTTGTCGACCACCGGCGTTGGCCCGGATCAACCGATTGCATCGAACGATACGACGGATGGGCGCGCGCGGAATCGGCGAATAGAGTTTCGTGCGGGGTCTTGA